One genomic segment of Brassica napus cultivar Da-Ae chromosome A3, Da-Ae, whole genome shotgun sequence includes these proteins:
- the LOC125607266 gene encoding secreted RxLR effector protein 161-like, with amino-acid sequence MFEAKSVVTPTASHFKLQSLHPKERAEEYEYMKNLPYASVVGSLMYAMIGSRPDLGFVVGLISRFMSHPSREHWEAAKWLLRYVKGAYDMCLTFRRSSDFSVEGYSDSDYSTDLDKRRSVSGIVFKFGGNTVSWKSGLQSVVALSTTEAEYMALTLAVKEAIWLRDICTEMGFEQNSVRIHCDSQSAIALSKNSVHHERTKHMDRDFHFIRDIVDKGWVSITKIHTSINLADFLTKTVPGSKFQLCREGLNVA; translated from the coding sequence ATGTTTGAAGCTAAGTCTGTAGTCACTCCCACAGCTTCACACTTCAAACTACAAAGCCTACATCCTAAAGAAAGAGCTGAAGAATATGAATATATGAAGAATTTGCCATATGCTAGTGTTGTGGGAAGTCTTATGTATGCAATGATTGGTTCGCGTCCAGATTTGGGGTTTGTGGTCGGTTTGATCAGCAGGTTTATGTCACATCCTAGCCGAGAACATTGGGAGGCTGCTAAGTGGCTTCTAAGATACGTGAAAGGAGCTTATGATATGTGTTTGACTTTCAGGAGAAGTTCAGATTTCAGTGTTGAGGGTTATTCAGATTCTGACTACTCTACAGATTTGGATAAGCGAAGGTCAGTGTCAGGAATTGTTTTCAAGTTTGGAGGAAACACAGTGTCTTGGAAGTCAGGTTTACAATCTGTGGTGGCTCTTTCAACCACAGAGGCAGAGTACATGGCTCTGACCCTGGCTGTGAAAGAAGCAATTTGGTTGAGAGATATCTGCACAGAAATGGGATTTGAGCAGAACAGTGTAAGGATACACTGTGACTCTCAAAGTGCAATCGCATTGTCGAAGAATTCAGTACATCATGAACGTACTAAACATATGGACCGAGACTTCCATTTCATCAGAGACATTGTTGATAAAGGGTGGGTATCTATAACTAAGATTCACACGTCTATCAACCTAGCAGATTTTTTGACTAAAACGGTACCTGGATCCAAGTTCCAGCTCTGCCGTGAAGGATTGAATGTCGCCTGA